One window from the genome of Asterias amurensis chromosome 12, ASM3211899v1 encodes:
- the LOC139944752 gene encoding uncharacterized protein: MAEAAPPTETTCKIRHVHIECPICLSRFNDPKILDCQHSFCLKCLQVLVDKQDQNKDFIICPVCREKTSIPEKGVSALLNCFFLSSLIDDVINLEGPEDDINPPVWTCEGCDEGLKAVSRCVDCDAKLCTACLEHHAKLKMNRHHQIVDAFASSNERPKDTDKTQSPKCRKHTDQELRFYCETCDLLACHACVVFDHRASNHNLSEINDSITSYRQAVEEALMKFDECRKQFQKVDDSIKHSQRRLQLMVDQALQDILVKEEEEITKIRNASRLLHQRVTQIGQERGEEFGSIRSSNHDKMSRAEQIVASVNELMQKADDFELLDLKPKVMHNLTFHKELQFQTVQHSKSFIGFKGHDVVTDADIGEILEEEKWEVKTEFGKEGEGEGEFKVASDVACFSNGDIVVTDIGRGLLSTFTSKDCYKSTGVQSETEDGQLYCPNGVCVTSDDLLLATDGLDVKVYDRELRYIRQFIPSQNEVEGQSESLLSRIAVDEKDRIAVADCKRKVISLHNMDGSTISIKHHAEIENLSGLSVSSKDRLIFTNYYKMKLVCLDFMGKEVFNISTSIDGKPVKPAGVCCDDAGDIYVSVHGDGSVGTCEIHHYHALGEHIGCVARGLYNSFGMTFTPTGDLIVADLQSVKIMHRV, translated from the coding sequence ATGGCTGAAGCTGCACCACCCactgagaccacttgcaagattagacatgtacacatcgaatgcccaatctgcctgagtcggttcaacgatccgaaaatcctggactgtcagcacagcttctgcttaaaatgtcttcaggtACTTGTAGACAAACAGGATCAAAATAAGGATTTTATAATTTGCCCAGTGTGTAGAGAGAAAACTTCCATCCCAGAAAAGGGAGTGTCGGCTCTTCTTAACTGTTTTTTCTTGAGCTCGCttatcgatgacgtcatcaatctgGAAGGTCCGGAGGATGACATCAACCCTCCTGTCTGGACTTGTGaaggatgcgacgaaggtcttAAAGCCGTTtcacggtgtgttgactgtgatGCAAAACTCTGCACTGCATGTCTGGAACACCACGCGAAACTAAAAATGAACAGGCATCATCAAATCGTTGATGCCTTCGCCTCATCAAATGAGCGACCCAAAGACACGGACAAAACTCAATCTCCAAAGTGCCggaaacacactgaccaggaactgCGTTTTTACTGCGAAACTTGCGATTTACTTGCGTGCCATGCTTGTGTGGTGTTTGATCACAGAGCGTCGAACCACAATCTCTCTGAAATCAATGATTCCATAACATCTTACCGTCAAGCTGTTGAAGAGGCATTGATGAAATTTGATGAATGTCGCAAGCAATTCCAAAAAGTGGATGACTCTATCAAACACTCTCAGCGTAGATTGCAACTCATGGTCGATCAGGCTCTTCAAGATATTTTGGTTAAGGAGGAAGAGGAAATCACTAAGATTAGAAATGCATCTCGCCTCCTTCATCAAAGAGTCACTcaaatcggtcaagaaagaggTGAGGAATTTGGCAGCATACGGAGCAGCAATCACGAtaagatgagccgtgcagagcagatcgtagcttcagtcaatgaGTTGATGCAGAAAGCTGATgactttgagctgctggacctcaagCCAAAGGTTATGCACAACTTGACATTCCACAAAGAGCtccagtttcaaacagtgcagcatagcaagtcattcatcgggttcaaaggtcatgatgtcGTAACTGATGCGGATAtcggtgaaatactagaggAAGAGAAGTGGGAGGTGAAGACAGAGTTTGGTAAAGAAGGGGAAGGTGAGGGGGAGTTCAAGGTTGCGTCAGACGTTGCTTGCTTTAGCAATGGTGACATTGTCGTTACTGATATAGGGAGGGGTCTATTATCCACATTTACATCAAAGGATTGTTATAAATCTACTGGTGTTCAAAGTGAAACAGAGGATGGTCAACTATATTGTCCTAACGGTGTTTgtgtgacctctgatgacctgcttctggCTACTGACGGACTggatgtaaaggtttatgatagagAACTGAGATACATTCGTCAGTTCATACCCTCGCAGAATGAAGTCGAGGGGCAGTCAGAGAGTCTACTCAGTAGAATCGCAGTGGACGAGAAAGATCGGATTGCAGTGGCTGACTGTAAGAGAAAGGTTATATCTCTCCATAATATGGATGGATCTACCATTTCTATAAAACATCATGCCGAAATAGAAAACCTGTCCGGGCTATCTGTAAGCAGCAAGGATCGACTGATCTTCACAAACTACTACAAGATGAAATTAGTTTGTTtggatttcatgggaaaggaggtgttcaatatcagcacCTCCATTGACGGCAAACCTGTAAAACCTGCTGGTGTGTGCTGCGACGATGCTGGAGACATCTACGTGTCTGTTCATGGTGACGGTAGTGTGGGAACGTGTGAGATACATCATTATCACGCATTAGgtgagcacatcggctgtgtagctcgTGGCTTGTACAATTCTTTTGGCATGACGTTTACTCCTACCGGTGACCTAATCGTGGCTGATCTTCAATCGGTCAAGATCATGCATCGCGTGTGA